From the genome of Virgibacillus proomii, one region includes:
- a CDS encoding TlpA family protein disulfide reductase has translation MYKKMLGVAIIVVLAGIVLFNYVQKKEDSVLDTPNSNISDEMNAKGGMITSKKKGETLEVGNPAPDFELNTLSGDKLTLTDLRGKKVILNFWATWCPPCREEMPEMEKFYNDAKSDVEIVAVNLTNSEKNEEDVKEYIDKYGYTYPVPLDGKGKVRNTYQVIAVPTTYFIDEEGKIIKIHPGPMNYELMEETIEAM, from the coding sequence ATGTATAAAAAAATGCTAGGCGTTGCTATAATAGTGGTGTTAGCTGGTATTGTGTTATTTAATTATGTTCAAAAAAAAGAAGATTCGGTTTTAGATACTCCAAATTCCAATATTAGTGATGAAATGAATGCGAAAGGTGGAATGATTACGTCTAAAAAAAAGGGAGAAACCCTTGAAGTTGGTAATCCTGCACCAGACTTCGAATTAAATACATTGAGTGGAGATAAACTCACATTAACAGATTTACGAGGCAAAAAGGTAATTTTAAATTTTTGGGCCACCTGGTGTCCACCATGCCGAGAGGAAATGCCTGAAATGGAGAAGTTTTATAATGATGCCAAATCAGATGTCGAAATAGTAGCTGTAAATTTGACCAACTCAGAGAAAAATGAAGAAGATGTAAAAGAATATATAGACAAATATGGATATACATATCCAGTTCCTCTTGATGGAAAAGGTAAGGTTCGCAATACGTATCAAGTTATCGCTGTACCAACAACGTATTTTATTGATGAAGAAGGGAAAATTATAAAGATTCACCCCGGTCCTATGAATTATGAATTAATGGAAGAAACAATTGAAGCTATGTAA
- a CDS encoding FbpB family small basic protein, with the protein MSLKKRRTFDDLVQENRQKILKDKLLMEKIEQQIEQKQKRIRQKKVQ; encoded by the coding sequence ATGTCCTTAAAGAAAAGAAGAACGTTTGATGACTTAGTTCAGGAAAATCGTCAAAAGATTTTAAAAGATAAGCTGCTGATGGAAAAAATCGAACAACAAATAGAGCAAAAACAGAAAAGGATCAGACAGAAAAAAGTGCAATGA
- the tlp gene encoding small acid-soluble spore protein Tlp, which yields MTDNNQPKPDDRSDNVERLQEMVQDTIQNIEKAHETMEFTSGEEKEAIKAKNKRREQAIEGMRAEIKDEYRNQEDQ from the coding sequence ATGACAGATAATAATCAACCAAAGCCAGACGATCGCAGTGATAACGTAGAAAGATTACAAGAAATGGTTCAGGATACAATCCAAAATATTGAAAAAGCACATGAAACAATGGAATTTACATCTGGTGAAGAAAAAGAAGCCATTAAAGCTAAAAATAAACGAAGAGAGCAAGCAATCGAAGGAATGCGAGCCGAAATTAAAGATGAATATAGAAACCAAGAGGATCAATAG
- a CDS encoding helix-turn-helix domain-containing protein: MNELCSTYKINKSTLYRWIEKFENEGIRGLEKSKTWKPYSQELKETAVRDYLPGEYSLREVIRKHGISDTKVLQFVRC, from the coding sequence ATGAATGAGTTATGTTCAACGTATAAAATTAATAAATCAACTCTATATCGCTGGATTGAAAAATTTGAGAATGAAGGAATACGTGGTTTAGAAAAATCAAAAACATGGAAACCGTATTCTCAAGAATTAAAAGAAACAGCCGTAAGAGATTATCTTCCAGGTGAATATTCTTTACGTGAGGTTATAAGAAAGCATGGTATATCTGATACAAAAGTTCTCCAATTTGTACGTTGCTAA
- a CDS encoding acyl-CoA thioesterase: MHKEKTPIEVRYQETDQMGVVYHANYLVWFEIGRTKFIEFLGFQYKEMEEHNVVSPVTNANIQFKKPIRYGDNVTVETWLEAYNGIRTVYGYLILNGEGEVAVSGTTEHVIVNKDTFRPLSLKKTFPDWHKAYKKQLEGDS, translated from the coding sequence TTGCATAAAGAGAAAACACCAATCGAAGTAAGATATCAGGAAACGGATCAGATGGGAGTTGTCTATCACGCCAATTATTTAGTCTGGTTTGAAATTGGCAGAACTAAATTTATTGAATTTCTCGGTTTTCAATATAAAGAAATGGAAGAGCATAACGTTGTTTCTCCGGTTACAAATGCAAATATTCAATTTAAAAAACCAATTCGCTACGGAGACAACGTCACAGTAGAAACATGGCTTGAAGCTTATAACGGGATAAGAACTGTATATGGCTATCTTATTTTAAATGGGGAGGGAGAAGTTGCTGTAAGTGGAACAACCGAGCATGTGATCGTAAACAAAGATACATTCCGTCCATTGTCATTAAAAAAAACATTTCCAGATTGGCATAAAGCATATAAAAAACAATTAGAAGGAGATAGCTAG